The following are encoded together in the Variovorax sp. PBS-H4 genome:
- a CDS encoding Flp family type IVb pilin has translation MNSISNFFRNLAVEEDGAQIIEYALIVAVVSLGLILLVQTGLLANGGSFAQWMTRVGTCLTTGTCPAP, from the coding sequence ATGAACTCCATCAGCAATTTTTTCCGCAATCTGGCGGTTGAAGAAGACGGCGCGCAAATCATCGAGTACGCGCTGATCGTCGCAGTCGTTTCGCTCGGCCTCATCCTGCTGGTTCAAACCGGCCTCCTTGCAAACGGCGGCAGCTTCGCCCAATGGATGACGCGGGTCGGCACCTGCCTCACGACCGGAACTTGCCCCGCTCCCTGA
- a CDS encoding IclR family transcriptional regulator, translated as MDSTLAKGLAALEWMVRQQRDCRVTDLAQAFGMARSNAHRTLQTLVECGWAAQDPATSAYRPSLRLFELGSLVAEVSDIGGLLRPHLAALAQATGETIHLAALDGAEIVYLDKFDSPLPVAAYSRVGGRAAAYCVASGKALLAAAQLDTAALRARLGRLAAHTPNSITDFDALHAELERTRLRGYAENREEWRLGVCGLGAPVFNARGEAIAAMGMSVPSIRFARTQARGLAEQVMACARDASTTLGYRVGPGPMTTTTPKKRRLE; from the coding sequence TTGGACTCCACGCTCGCCAAGGGCCTCGCGGCCCTCGAATGGATGGTGCGCCAGCAGCGCGACTGCCGCGTGACCGACCTGGCCCAGGCCTTCGGCATGGCGCGCAGCAATGCGCACCGCACGCTGCAGACGCTGGTGGAATGCGGGTGGGCCGCGCAGGACCCGGCGACCAGCGCCTACCGCCCGAGCCTGCGCCTCTTCGAGCTCGGCTCGCTGGTGGCGGAGGTGTCGGACATCGGCGGGCTGCTGCGCCCGCACCTCGCGGCGCTGGCGCAGGCCACGGGCGAGACCATCCACCTCGCGGCGCTGGACGGCGCCGAGATCGTCTACCTCGACAAGTTCGACAGCCCGCTGCCGGTGGCAGCCTACTCGCGCGTCGGCGGGCGGGCCGCGGCGTATTGCGTGGCTTCGGGCAAGGCGCTGCTGGCCGCAGCGCAGCTCGACACCGCCGCGCTGCGCGCTCGCCTCGGCCGTCTGGCGGCGCATACGCCCAACAGCATCACAGACTTCGACGCGCTCCATGCCGAGCTCGAACGCACCCGCCTCCGCGGCTACGCCGAGAACCGCGAGGAATGGCGGCTCGGCGTGTGCGGGCTGGGCGCGCCGGTCTTCAATGCGCGCGGCGAAGCGATCGCGGCAATGGGCATGAGCGTGCCCTCGATCCGCTTCGCGCGCACCCAGGCACGCGGGCTTGCCGAGCAGGTCATGGCCTGCGCGCGCGATGCCAGCACCACGCTGGGCTACCGGGTGGGCCCGGGGCCGATGACGACGACTACCCCCAAGAAAAGGAGACTGGAATGA
- a CDS encoding TadE family protein has translation MTTRKKQEGATIVEFALVLLIYLTFVLGIIDFSRMLWTWNAANEATRWGARVAVVCDRGAGVVLSRMRTFLPQLTAANVVVDWYDAAGNISAACTAASCSAVNVRIVNLDYQWVSPVAGAAAAVAPIPMPGFSTYLPREIMGQDPGSPAVCS, from the coding sequence ATGACGACACGCAAGAAGCAGGAAGGCGCCACGATCGTGGAGTTTGCGCTGGTCCTCTTGATCTATCTCACCTTCGTGCTCGGCATCATTGATTTCTCGCGCATGCTCTGGACCTGGAACGCAGCCAATGAAGCCACCCGCTGGGGCGCGCGAGTCGCGGTGGTCTGCGACCGCGGCGCTGGCGTGGTGCTTTCGAGGATGCGGACCTTCCTTCCTCAGTTGACAGCCGCCAACGTCGTGGTCGACTGGTACGACGCCGCCGGCAACATCAGCGCCGCTTGCACCGCCGCCAGCTGCAGCGCGGTGAACGTCCGCATCGTGAATCTCGACTATCAATGGGTGTCGCCGGTCGCAGGAGCTGCGGCGGCGGTGGCACCTATCCCGATGCCGGGCTTCTCTACCTATCTGCCGCGCGAAATCATGGGCCAGGATCCCGGGAGCCCAGCGGTCTGCTCTTGA
- a CDS encoding pilus assembly protein TadG-related protein has protein sequence MRSRQGGAVIITTALLLLFLLGFMGLALDFGRLFILKTELQTSMDSCALAAVQELDGATDALTRATSAGLVAGNLNRINFQGEAAAVADAEVTFSDSLSGTYSKTFAPIANAKYAKCIHTRAGVAPWLLGALTAFNGDTSYGATRGAYAVGVATRSSAQSACAIPVRLRPRDASDKTNFGLTPGEWISTLYDEKSSSTTVEPGHFGWVNLNPEVSSSAQTIKDQLLGNGSCIRTDAGLSTTGAKFSAALEWNSRFGLYKSGAGSPKITDAAPDLTGYSYTAKNWPSQFGAASNFLAKRATHRSYGDTVDTVNAGDTITGLNIKGGYKDGDMGTYSAGPRALAAFGGSRRLVMAPVMEASSGPIDGWACVLMLHPIDSVQTTVYLEYVGNAGNPGSPCTSGGLAGGASGPLVPVLVE, from the coding sequence ATGAGATCCCGCCAAGGCGGCGCGGTGATCATCACCACGGCACTCCTGCTTCTCTTCCTGCTCGGCTTCATGGGGCTGGCTCTGGACTTCGGCCGTCTTTTCATCCTGAAGACCGAGTTGCAGACATCGATGGACAGTTGCGCACTGGCTGCGGTACAGGAACTCGATGGCGCGACGGACGCACTGACGCGCGCCACAAGTGCAGGCCTGGTCGCAGGCAATCTCAACAGGATCAACTTTCAAGGCGAGGCCGCTGCGGTGGCAGACGCGGAAGTGACGTTCAGCGATTCACTGAGCGGAACGTACAGCAAGACCTTTGCACCCATCGCCAATGCCAAGTACGCCAAATGCATCCATACTCGGGCCGGTGTCGCGCCCTGGTTGCTGGGGGCGTTGACTGCATTCAATGGAGACACATCCTACGGCGCTACCCGGGGTGCCTACGCCGTCGGAGTCGCTACGCGAAGCTCGGCCCAGAGCGCCTGCGCCATTCCGGTTCGGCTCAGGCCGAGGGACGCCAGCGACAAGACCAACTTCGGACTCACGCCGGGCGAGTGGATCTCCACGCTCTACGACGAGAAGAGCAGCAGCACGACCGTCGAGCCAGGGCACTTCGGCTGGGTCAATCTGAATCCGGAGGTCAGTTCCAGTGCGCAGACGATCAAGGATCAACTTCTGGGTAACGGCTCTTGCATCAGGACGGACGCGGGTCTCAGCACCACAGGCGCGAAATTCTCCGCAGCGCTCGAATGGAACTCCCGCTTCGGCCTGTACAAGAGTGGCGCCGGCAGCCCCAAGATCACGGATGCGGCGCCGGACCTGACGGGCTATTCCTACACGGCCAAGAACTGGCCGAGCCAGTTCGGTGCGGCATCGAATTTTCTCGCCAAGCGCGCCACCCATCGCTCGTACGGCGACACCGTCGACACGGTGAATGCCGGTGACACCATCACGGGCCTGAACATCAAGGGCGGCTACAAGGACGGCGACATGGGAACCTACTCGGCCGGGCCGAGGGCGCTGGCGGCCTTCGGCGGGAGCCGCCGCCTGGTTATGGCGCCCGTCATGGAGGCGTCGTCAGGGCCGATCGATGGCTGGGCCTGCGTGCTGATGCTGCACCCCATCGACAGTGTCCAGACCACTGTCTACCTCGAGTACGTCGGCAATGCCGGCAATCCCGGCAGTCCGTGCACCAGCGGCGGACTGGCAGGTGGTGCGAGCGGTCCGCTGGTGCCAGTCCTCGTGGAGTAG
- a CDS encoding DNA/RNA nuclease SfsA — protein sequence MKTQALAILFVVLTAGCQTTTPNYDARFGDAVRDAKRKMTIDPEAGKKNTDTAIGMDGRASRQTVIRYQDSFKEPPPAVNVINIGGAIGSGR from the coding sequence ATGAAGACGCAGGCCCTCGCCATTCTCTTTGTCGTGCTGACCGCCGGGTGCCAGACCACGACTCCGAACTACGACGCACGCTTCGGTGACGCGGTGCGTGATGCGAAGCGAAAGATGACCATCGATCCGGAGGCCGGGAAGAAGAACACCGACACGGCGATCGGCATGGACGGGCGGGCGAGCCGTCAGACGGTCATCCGCTACCAGGACAGCTTCAAGGAGCCACCGCCCGCAGTGAACGTCATCAACATTGGCGGTGCCATCGGGAGCGGCCGGTAG
- a CDS encoding type II and III secretion system protein family protein, which translates to MHNNHRSLVLLGALALTGPSFAAGEPPAAPAVASAAAANPASAGGTKRCSSVVHDDRPTYVTLGKSTVIPLDVRVARVIVSGQPPTRAPAPSAATAAAPGQALAPAAARPAAASQPNANDGVADMEVMLLSPTDLFFRGKVAGSMNVILQNAQGTCFIKDIIVTIDSGALQAKLAELMPEENRIQVRGAERAIVLTGEISDALKLDDVMSLATSYGDGKKVVNLLRITSPQQVMLEVKIAEVSKTLLDKLGSSIAARRLTNGATNSYTLISNFLSGGGAFAEAIRVGKTAISIDGQKDDGLVRVLAEPNIMAISGQQASFLSGGKIFIPVSQTQSGGFPTITLEEKEFGIGVKFTPTVLNGGRVNLKMVSEVSDLSQTGSPFTTVSGVTSVLPSLTVRRADTTVQLNDGQSFVIAGLIKNNVTETIKRFPGLGEVPVVGALARSTEFQNDQTELLFVITPRLVKPLAKSPRLPTDNHVVPSRTEVYFNGALESATPPADAPPPLSQQ; encoded by the coding sequence GTGCACAACAACCACAGGTCACTGGTGCTGCTCGGGGCGCTGGCGCTGACTGGCCCATCGTTCGCAGCGGGCGAACCGCCCGCCGCTCCCGCAGTTGCCAGTGCGGCTGCTGCCAATCCTGCAAGTGCCGGGGGCACCAAGCGTTGCTCGTCCGTGGTCCACGACGACCGCCCAACCTACGTGACCCTTGGTAAATCGACCGTCATACCTCTCGATGTGCGGGTCGCCCGCGTCATCGTGAGCGGCCAGCCGCCGACCAGGGCGCCTGCACCGAGCGCCGCCACGGCGGCAGCGCCGGGCCAGGCACTGGCACCCGCCGCTGCGCGCCCGGCCGCGGCGTCCCAGCCGAATGCCAACGACGGCGTGGCCGACATGGAAGTCATGCTGCTCAGCCCCACCGACCTGTTCTTCAGGGGCAAGGTCGCGGGATCGATGAACGTGATCCTGCAGAACGCGCAGGGCACCTGCTTCATCAAGGACATCATCGTCACCATCGATTCAGGCGCGCTGCAGGCGAAGCTGGCCGAACTGATGCCCGAGGAAAACCGGATCCAGGTACGTGGCGCCGAACGTGCGATCGTGCTGACCGGCGAGATCAGCGATGCGCTGAAGCTTGACGACGTGATGAGCCTGGCCACCTCCTACGGCGACGGCAAGAAGGTGGTGAACCTGCTGCGCATCACCTCGCCGCAGCAGGTGATGCTCGAAGTCAAGATCGCGGAAGTCAGCAAGACCTTGCTGGACAAGCTGGGCTCGAGCATCGCTGCGCGCAGACTCACGAACGGCGCCACCAACAGCTACACGCTGATCTCCAACTTCCTGAGCGGCGGTGGCGCATTCGCAGAAGCGATCCGCGTCGGAAAGACAGCAATCTCGATCGACGGCCAGAAAGATGACGGGCTGGTGCGTGTCCTGGCAGAGCCCAACATCATGGCGATCAGCGGGCAACAGGCCAGCTTCCTGTCCGGCGGCAAGATCTTCATCCCTGTTTCCCAGACCCAGAGCGGCGGTTTTCCCACCATCACGCTGGAAGAAAAGGAGTTCGGCATCGGGGTGAAGTTCACGCCAACGGTGCTGAATGGCGGGCGCGTCAATCTGAAGATGGTGTCCGAGGTATCCGATCTGTCGCAGACCGGCTCGCCTTTCACGACGGTCTCTGGCGTGACCTCGGTACTGCCGTCGCTCACGGTGCGGCGGGCCGACACCACCGTGCAGCTCAACGATGGTCAAAGCTTCGTCATTGCCGGCCTGATCAAGAACAACGTCACTGAAACGATCAAGCGCTTTCCGGGCCTCGGCGAGGTACCGGTGGTAGGCGCGCTGGCTCGCAGCACCGAGTTCCAGAACGACCAGACGGAGCTGCTGTTCGTGATCACGCCGCGGCTCGTGAAGCCGCTTGCCAAATCGCCGCGGCTGCCGACGGACAACCACGTGGTGCCGAGCCGGACCGAGGTCTATTTCAACGGCGCACTCGAGAGTGCCACACCGCCGGCCGACGCGCCGCCGCCCCTGTCACAGCAATAA
- a CDS encoding TadE/TadG family type IV pilus assembly protein, with protein sequence MKNAQKGVALIEFALVLPLLLVLTFIVTEFGRALYQYNIMVKGARDAVRYLSVQNPGSGIAQSKNLVVYGSLANTGSPLAFGLAVGQVKDPVWQLAGASPVINTVTVRIAGCGTSAPPCYKFVPLVGSVFGLTFGEINFADITATMRAPL encoded by the coding sequence ATGAAAAACGCACAAAAAGGCGTGGCGCTGATCGAGTTCGCGCTCGTGCTGCCGCTGCTGCTGGTCCTGACCTTCATCGTGACCGAGTTCGGCCGCGCGCTGTACCAGTACAACATCATGGTCAAGGGTGCGCGCGACGCCGTTCGCTACCTTTCGGTTCAAAACCCGGGCAGCGGCATCGCGCAGTCCAAGAACCTCGTGGTCTACGGCAGCCTCGCGAACACCGGAAGCCCGCTCGCCTTCGGGCTCGCCGTCGGCCAGGTAAAGGATCCCGTGTGGCAGCTGGCCGGTGCCAGTCCGGTGATCAACACCGTGACCGTTCGCATCGCGGGCTGCGGCACTTCGGCGCCGCCTTGCTACAAGTTCGTGCCACTGGTCGGCAGCGTGTTCGGCTTGACCTTCGGCGAGATCAACTTTGCCGACATCACGGCCACGATGCGGGCACCGCTATGA
- a CDS encoding AAA family ATPase: protein MKIAIISPNRTHLEEMDRWLRPRAHTVLLFDGGKSRMRTVVEQDQPDLLLVDGMCCDPGELTMVEHVTTHHPRTAVVLLCASHTPEFLLNSMRAGVREVLPSPVTAGALEAAVDRVAAKLAGAQGQSAGKVLAFMPCKGGSGATFLATNLAFQLSEHSSVLLIDLNLQFGDALGFVSDEKPNSTLADVARDIGRLDASFLAASAVAITPEFRLLAAPEDPSNAMEVKPEHIDAILNLAVTQHDFVLLDMPRTLDTLSIRALDRAHRIYPVLQSSLPDLRNAAKLLGVFKSLGYAQDKIELVINRFDKNSEIGLKEVRRSLGAIAQRTVADSPKEVTAAINRGAPLARLSRTSPVVKTLAEMASALAPRDEESPSFFHRLFGRA from the coding sequence ATGAAGATCGCCATCATCTCGCCCAACAGGACCCATCTGGAAGAGATGGACCGTTGGCTCCGGCCCCGCGCGCACACGGTGTTGCTGTTCGACGGCGGCAAGAGCCGCATGCGCACCGTCGTCGAGCAGGATCAGCCCGACCTGCTGCTGGTCGATGGCATGTGCTGCGATCCTGGCGAACTGACGATGGTCGAGCACGTCACGACGCACCACCCGCGTACCGCTGTGGTGCTGCTTTGCGCGAGTCATACGCCAGAGTTCCTGCTCAATTCGATGCGAGCGGGTGTGCGCGAGGTGCTGCCGTCCCCAGTGACTGCGGGTGCCCTCGAAGCCGCGGTCGATCGGGTCGCAGCCAAGCTCGCGGGCGCGCAAGGTCAGTCGGCCGGCAAGGTGCTCGCTTTCATGCCATGCAAGGGCGGCAGCGGTGCGACCTTTCTCGCAACCAATCTGGCGTTCCAGCTGAGTGAGCACAGCTCGGTGCTGCTCATCGACTTGAACCTGCAGTTCGGCGATGCACTGGGCTTCGTGAGTGACGAGAAGCCGAATTCGACGCTCGCGGACGTCGCGCGCGACATCGGCCGCCTCGACGCCTCGTTCCTGGCGGCGAGCGCCGTCGCAATCACGCCCGAGTTCCGGCTGCTCGCGGCGCCCGAAGATCCGTCGAACGCCATGGAAGTGAAGCCTGAGCACATCGATGCGATCCTGAACCTGGCCGTTACGCAACACGACTTCGTGCTCCTCGACATGCCGCGCACGCTCGACACGTTGTCGATTCGGGCGCTCGACCGCGCACACCGCATCTACCCGGTGCTTCAGTCCTCCCTGCCGGACCTGCGCAACGCGGCCAAGCTGCTCGGGGTCTTCAAGTCGCTCGGCTATGCGCAGGACAAGATCGAGCTGGTCATCAACCGCTTCGACAAGAACAGCGAGATTGGCTTGAAGGAGGTGCGCCGCTCCCTCGGCGCGATCGCGCAACGCACCGTTGCCGACTCGCCCAAGGAAGTCACGGCCGCGATCAACCGCGGTGCTCCGCTCGCGCGTTTATCCCGCACGAGCCCGGTCGTGAAGACTTTGGCCGAGATGGCTTCGGCGCTGGCGCCTCGGGACGAGGAGAGTCCCAGCTTCTTCCACCGGCTTTTCGGCCGGGCCTGA
- a CDS encoding A24 family peptidase has product MQEFNALLELLAMLVFDPRTAILIALLVIAGITDYRTYRIPNWLTFGGAAFALIYKTVIAVSPGSALLMASGGLLLGFVLLLPLYVMHAMGAGDVKLMAMVGAFLGADETLQAVLFAFVAGGAGALGFALAKGRVGLMLRNTRDVLCSLLSLSVAGVRPDARAHASRSVGRLPYGVCICVGTIGYVLSRQLGFA; this is encoded by the coding sequence ATGCAGGAATTCAACGCGCTGCTCGAGCTCCTCGCGATGCTGGTCTTCGACCCGCGCACCGCCATCCTCATCGCGCTGCTGGTCATCGCGGGGATCACCGACTACCGCACCTACCGCATTCCCAACTGGCTGACCTTCGGCGGCGCCGCCTTCGCGCTGATCTACAAGACGGTCATCGCCGTGTCCCCGGGCTCTGCGCTCCTGATGGCCTCCGGGGGGTTGCTTCTCGGATTCGTGTTGCTGCTGCCACTGTATGTGATGCATGCAATGGGCGCGGGCGACGTGAAGCTGATGGCGATGGTCGGGGCCTTCCTGGGCGCAGACGAGACCTTGCAGGCGGTGCTCTTCGCCTTTGTCGCCGGCGGTGCCGGGGCGCTGGGCTTCGCGCTCGCCAAGGGACGCGTGGGCCTGATGCTGCGCAACACCCGGGACGTGCTTTGCAGCCTGTTGAGCCTGAGCGTGGCGGGCGTGCGCCCCGACGCCAGGGCGCATGCGTCCCGTTCCGTCGGAAGGCTCCCCTATGGCGTGTGCATCTGTGTCGGAACGATCGGCTACGTGCTGAGCCGGCAGCTGGGCTTCGCATAG
- a CDS encoding tripartite tricarboxylate transporter substrate binding protein, with product MNRFAPWLRTAVLTAAALAAPFATQAQGSNGGTGADYPNKPIKFIVPYPPGGGTDVIARIVQERFQAQLGQPVLIDNRGGAAGSIGTDIAAKSPPDGYTVLFTLSSHTINPAIYTKLPFDTLKDFEPVAMVASLPQILVANTSFPANNVAELVKVAKAKPGSLSFATVGNGSPGHLAGELFKLRTGTEMTHVPYRGGGPAVTDVMGGQVPLLWVSIPAAAQFVKAGKLKALAVSTTKRSAAFPDVPTMQEAGIADFDVDSWYAMFVPSKTPKAAIDKLNRVVNTVVREPDIRDKLLAQGSEGVGGTPEQLGKVVSTEMVRWSKLAKEANIKVD from the coding sequence ATGAATCGCTTCGCCCCCTGGCTGCGCACCGCGGTCCTCACGGCGGCCGCGCTCGCGGCGCCCTTCGCCACGCAGGCCCAAGGCAGCAACGGCGGAACCGGCGCCGACTACCCGAACAAGCCCATCAAGTTCATCGTCCCCTACCCGCCCGGCGGCGGCACCGACGTGATCGCGCGCATCGTGCAGGAGCGCTTCCAGGCCCAGCTCGGCCAACCGGTGCTCATCGACAACCGCGGCGGAGCCGCAGGCTCGATCGGCACCGACATCGCGGCCAAGTCGCCGCCCGACGGCTACACGGTGCTGTTCACGCTCTCCTCGCACACCATCAATCCCGCGATCTACACCAAGCTGCCTTTCGACACGCTGAAGGACTTCGAGCCGGTCGCGATGGTGGCCTCGCTGCCGCAGATCCTGGTGGCGAACACCAGTTTTCCGGCCAACAACGTGGCCGAGCTGGTGAAGGTGGCCAAGGCCAAGCCGGGGTCGCTCTCTTTCGCGACGGTGGGCAACGGCTCGCCGGGCCACCTGGCGGGTGAGTTGTTCAAGCTGCGCACCGGCACCGAGATGACGCACGTGCCCTACCGCGGCGGCGGCCCGGCCGTGACCGACGTGATGGGCGGCCAGGTTCCGCTGCTCTGGGTGTCCATCCCCGCGGCGGCGCAGTTCGTGAAGGCTGGCAAGCTCAAGGCGCTCGCCGTCTCCACCACCAAGCGCAGCGCCGCCTTCCCCGATGTGCCGACCATGCAGGAAGCGGGCATCGCCGACTTCGACGTCGACTCGTGGTACGCCATGTTCGTGCCTTCGAAGACGCCGAAGGCCGCAATCGACAAGCTCAACCGCGTGGTCAACACGGTGGTGCGCGAGCCCGACATCCGGGACAAGCTGCTGGCGCAGGGCAGCGAGGGCGTGGGCGGCACGCCGGAGCAGCTCGGCAAGGTGGTGTCGACCGAGATGGTTCGCTGGAGCAAGCTCGCCAAGGAAGCCAACATCAAGGTGGATTGA
- a CDS encoding CpaF family protein: MSLREKLNVITAETAASSALHLAPDPGLAGTSEAYKVLKGRLHLKLLEKFDLASLDTLAPDALRHEIATMVARLLQEEQAAVNEAERRTLIRDIQHEMLGFGPIELLMVDPTVSDILVNRFDQIYVERLGRLELTPISFTDEKHLLRIIDKIVSFVGRRIDESSPMVDARLPDGSRVNAVIPPVALDGPMMSIRRFAHKPLKMSNLVQDLKSLTPAMASMLEGLSKAKINMIISGGTGAGKTTLLNILSGYIPDSERVVTIEDAAELQMQQPHVVRMETRPANIEGRGEITQRALVRNALRMRPDRIVIGEVRGAEAVDMLQAMNTGHEGSLTTIHANTPRDALSRLENMIGMANLNLPHKAARQQIASAITVVIQALRMTDGKRKITSIQEITGMEGEIISMQEIFAYRQTGVGTDGQVEGYFHATGVRPKFTERLRAFGVALPDALFDPTKQYQ; encoded by the coding sequence ATGTCCTTGCGCGAAAAGCTCAACGTGATCACAGCCGAGACGGCTGCGAGTTCCGCATTGCACCTCGCCCCCGATCCGGGCCTCGCCGGCACCTCGGAGGCCTACAAGGTGCTCAAGGGCAGGCTGCATTTGAAGCTGCTCGAGAAGTTCGACCTGGCCTCGCTCGATACGCTTGCGCCCGATGCACTGCGCCACGAAATCGCCACGATGGTCGCTCGCCTGCTGCAGGAAGAGCAGGCCGCGGTGAATGAAGCAGAGCGGCGCACGCTGATCCGCGATATCCAGCATGAGATGCTCGGGTTCGGACCGATCGAACTGCTGATGGTTGACCCGACGGTGTCCGATATCCTCGTGAACAGGTTCGACCAGATCTACGTCGAACGCCTCGGCCGCCTGGAGTTGACCCCCATCAGCTTCACGGACGAGAAGCACCTGCTGCGGATCATCGACAAGATCGTGTCTTTCGTAGGGCGCCGCATCGATGAGTCGAGCCCCATGGTGGATGCCCGACTGCCCGACGGCTCGCGCGTGAACGCGGTGATCCCGCCGGTGGCGCTCGATGGGCCGATGATGTCGATCCGCCGTTTTGCCCACAAGCCGCTCAAGATGAGCAACCTGGTGCAGGACCTCAAGAGCCTCACGCCCGCGATGGCCTCGATGCTGGAAGGCTTGAGCAAGGCCAAAATCAACATGATCATCTCGGGCGGCACCGGCGCCGGCAAGACGACGCTGCTCAACATCCTGTCCGGCTACATCCCGGACTCTGAACGCGTCGTGACCATCGAGGATGCGGCCGAGCTGCAGATGCAGCAGCCGCATGTGGTGCGCATGGAGACCCGGCCGGCCAACATCGAAGGTCGTGGCGAGATCACGCAGCGCGCGCTCGTGCGCAACGCGCTGCGGATGCGGCCTGATCGCATCGTCATCGGCGAGGTGCGCGGCGCCGAGGCGGTCGACATGCTGCAGGCCATGAACACCGGCCACGAAGGCTCGCTGACCACCATCCATGCGAACACCCCGCGCGATGCGCTCTCTCGGCTCGAGAACATGATCGGCATGGCAAACCTCAACCTGCCGCACAAGGCCGCTCGCCAGCAGATCGCCTCGGCCATCACCGTGGTCATCCAGGCGCTGCGGATGACGGACGGCAAGCGCAAGATCACGAGCATCCAGGAGATCACCGGGATGGAAGGCGAAATCATCAGCATGCAGGAGATCTTCGCGTACCGCCAGACCGGGGTCGGCACTGACGGCCAGGTGGAAGGCTACTTCCATGCAACCGGCGTGCGGCCGAAGTTCACCGAGCGGCTGCGCGCCTTCGGTGTGGCACTGCCCGATGCGTTGTTCGATCCGACCAAGCAGTACCAGTGA
- the cpaB gene encoding Flp pilus assembly protein CpaB, producing the protein MRNIKAIGLMVLALLLGIAAAVYAAGWIASQGSIASNKVVVANVDIELGSRINAQMLGVIDWPSGSLPPGTFSDMKELQDRVARVGVLRGEAVLEGKLAPKGTLGGLSAVIAAGKRAMTVRVNDVVGVAGFALPGNYVDVMVNAQQDKAKGEEGKQISKTVLEHVLVLAVAQEAGRDDTKPKVVSAVTLELSLEDSEKLDLARSVGTLSLVLRNQIDKAKVATAGITKSQLFGEREILPVSVTAVGPAPVAAKPRAFASKPSMVPAMECVEVVQSSGRALNCF; encoded by the coding sequence ATGAGAAATATCAAGGCAATCGGTCTGATGGTCCTGGCTTTGCTGCTTGGCATCGCCGCCGCGGTCTACGCGGCCGGATGGATTGCCAGCCAGGGCAGCATTGCATCCAACAAGGTCGTGGTCGCCAACGTCGACATCGAACTCGGCAGCCGCATCAACGCGCAGATGCTCGGCGTCATCGACTGGCCGAGCGGCTCTCTCCCGCCCGGTACTTTCTCGGACATGAAGGAGCTGCAGGACCGCGTGGCAAGGGTTGGAGTACTGCGCGGCGAAGCAGTGCTCGAAGGCAAGCTCGCGCCCAAGGGCACGCTCGGCGGTCTGTCGGCCGTGATTGCAGCCGGCAAGCGCGCCATGACGGTGCGCGTCAATGACGTCGTCGGCGTCGCCGGCTTCGCATTGCCTGGCAACTACGTCGATGTCATGGTGAACGCCCAGCAGGACAAGGCCAAGGGCGAAGAAGGAAAGCAGATCAGCAAGACTGTGCTGGAGCATGTTCTTGTCCTGGCTGTCGCGCAAGAAGCCGGCCGCGATGACACCAAGCCCAAGGTCGTCAGCGCCGTGACGCTCGAGCTCTCGCTCGAGGACTCCGAAAAGCTCGATCTCGCCCGCAGCGTTGGCACCTTGTCCCTGGTGCTGCGCAACCAGATCGACAAGGCAAAGGTTGCCACCGCCGGCATCACCAAGAGCCAGCTCTTCGGCGAAAGGGAAATCCTGCCCGTATCGGTAACGGCCGTCGGCCCGGCACCTGTCGCCGCCAAGCCCAGGGCATTCGCCAGCAAGCCCTCGATGGTCCCCGCCATGGAATGCGTAGAGGTGGTTCAGAGCTCCGGTCGAGCCCTCAACTGCTTCTGA